One genomic window of Polynucleobacter sp. HIN11 includes the following:
- the trpD gene encoding anthranilate phosphoribosyltransferase translates to MAMTPSQTLQHLIDGKELLEAEMVQIMRAIMGGELPGPMVAALLVALRSKKETPTEIAAAATVMRDFATAVDVKDKTHLVDVVGTGGDGAHTFNISTASMFVASAAGAKIAKHGNRSVSSKSGSADVLEALGVKLNLSAAAVSQCIEQLGIGFMFAPNHHPAMKNVVPVRKDLGVRTIFNILGPLTNPAKAPNIVMGVFHPELVATQAKVLQLMGAEHALVVHGNDGLDEITLSGPTMVAELRKGQINQYEIKPSDFGIPHASMDTLKVADAQESKAIILNIMNNQSGPARNIVCLNAGATLYAANVSPSIADGIELADSTIASGKAKQKLEAFVALTQSLAS, encoded by the coding sequence ATGGCCATGACCCCATCCCAAACCCTGCAACACTTGATTGACGGCAAAGAGTTACTCGAAGCCGAAATGGTACAGATCATGCGCGCCATTATGGGTGGTGAACTGCCAGGGCCGATGGTGGCCGCCCTTTTGGTTGCCCTTCGCAGCAAAAAAGAAACGCCCACCGAAATTGCTGCGGCGGCGACCGTGATGCGGGACTTTGCTACTGCTGTGGATGTTAAGGATAAGACCCATCTAGTCGATGTAGTGGGTACCGGTGGCGATGGTGCCCATACCTTTAATATTTCGACAGCATCCATGTTTGTTGCGTCCGCGGCAGGCGCCAAGATTGCGAAGCATGGCAATCGAAGTGTTAGTAGCAAGTCAGGCAGCGCCGATGTTTTGGAAGCGCTCGGGGTCAAACTAAACCTGAGCGCCGCTGCAGTAAGTCAATGCATTGAGCAACTTGGTATTGGCTTTATGTTCGCCCCCAATCATCACCCCGCCATGAAAAACGTGGTTCCGGTCCGCAAGGACCTAGGGGTACGCACCATCTTTAATATTTTGGGACCCCTCACCAATCCCGCAAAAGCGCCCAATATTGTGATGGGCGTATTTCATCCAGAGCTAGTGGCTACTCAAGCAAAAGTCTTACAGCTAATGGGGGCCGAGCACGCTTTAGTGGTTCATGGCAATGACGGCTTAGATGAGATCACGCTCTCGGGCCCCACCATGGTCGCTGAACTGCGCAAGGGGCAAATCAATCAGTATGAAATTAAGCCCAGTGATTTTGGAATCCCTCACGCTTCAATGGACACTCTAAAGGTTGCTGATGCGCAAGAATCCAAAGCCATCATTTTGAATATCATGAACAATCAATCAGGGCCTGCACGCAATATTGTGTGCCTCAATGCAGGCGCCACCCTCTATGCTGCTAATGTCTCTCCATCGATTGCCGATGGTATCGAGCTGGCTGACAGCACAATTGCTTCTGGCAAAGCCAAACAGAAACTCGAAGCGTTTGTTGCGTTAACGCAAAGTCTTGCCTCATGA
- the apaG gene encoding Co2+/Mg2+ efflux protein ApaG yields MNPPEITVNVRPQYLPEQSDPDNQQYAFAYTVTIRNTGTASVQLIARHWLITDGEGEVQEVKGLGVVGQQPLLRSGEHFEYTSWATLPTPAGTMRGEYFCVTEDAQFFQATIPEFALVMPRTLH; encoded by the coding sequence ATGAATCCACCCGAAATTACCGTAAACGTCCGCCCCCAGTACCTTCCCGAGCAATCGGATCCCGATAATCAGCAATACGCGTTTGCTTATACCGTGACCATTCGCAATACCGGAACGGCCAGTGTTCAGCTAATTGCCCGCCATTGGTTGATTACCGATGGCGAAGGGGAGGTTCAGGAGGTGAAGGGTTTGGGGGTAGTTGGTCAACAGCCACTTTTACGCTCCGGCGAGCATTTTGAGTACACCAGTTGGGCTACTTTGCCCACACCAGCCGGCACGATGCGCGGGGAGTATTTTTGCGTCACCGAGGATGCTCAGTTTTTTCAGGCAACAATTCCAGAGTTTGCCCTGGTGATGCCAAGAACCTTGCACTGA
- the rpe gene encoding ribulose-phosphate 3-epimerase yields MTKTTQMSPNSAIIAPSILSADFAKLGEEVKAVLNAGADWIHFDVMDNHYVPNLTVGPLVCEAIRPHAIKNGKPAMIDVHLMIEPVDRIVPDFAKAGANLISFHPEASAHVHRTLSLIKDHGCQAGLVLNPATPIHHLDHALDQIDLVLLMSVNPGFGGQSFIPSTLTKIEQVRKMLNRYQETSGRAIRLEVDGGIKIDNIASVAEAGADTFVAGSAIFGKPNYAEVIHAMRDAIGS; encoded by the coding sequence ATGACAAAAACCACTCAAATGAGCCCTAATTCCGCCATCATTGCCCCCTCGATTCTGTCAGCCGACTTCGCCAAACTGGGCGAAGAGGTGAAGGCTGTCTTGAATGCCGGAGCCGATTGGATTCACTTTGACGTAATGGATAACCACTATGTGCCCAATTTAACGGTTGGGCCCTTGGTTTGTGAGGCAATACGTCCCCATGCCATCAAAAACGGTAAACCGGCGATGATCGATGTCCACCTCATGATTGAGCCGGTTGATCGGATTGTCCCTGACTTTGCCAAAGCAGGAGCCAATCTGATCAGCTTTCACCCCGAGGCCAGTGCGCATGTGCATCGCACCCTCTCACTCATTAAAGATCATGGCTGCCAAGCTGGGCTAGTCCTTAATCCCGCTACCCCGATCCATCACCTAGACCACGCCTTAGATCAAATTGATCTGGTACTTCTGATGTCAGTCAACCCAGGCTTTGGAGGTCAATCTTTTATTCCCAGCACTCTTACTAAGATCGAACAGGTACGTAAGATGCTCAATCGCTATCAAGAAACCAGTGGTCGAGCCATTCGCCTTGAGGTCGATGGGGGAATCAAAATTGACAATATTGCTAGTGTTGCCGAGGCTGGAGCCGATACCTTTGTAGCAGGCTCGGCGATTTTTGGTAAGCCAAATTATGCTGAGGTCATTCATGCCATGCGTGACGCGATTGGGTCTTAA
- a CDS encoding anthranilate synthase component II — protein sequence MLLMIDNYDSFTYNLVQYFAELGEDVKVVRNDEISVADIAKINPDRICISPGPCSPKEAGISVNTIKTYAGKIPILGVCLGHQAIGEAFGGEVIRAKKVMHGKTDEITHIDEGVFKHLPKSFRVTRYHSLAINRENLPSCLTITAQTDDGEIMGVRHKELCVEGVQFHPESILSEHGHALLKNFLAMK from the coding sequence ATGCTCTTAATGATCGATAACTACGACTCCTTTACTTATAACTTGGTGCAATACTTTGCCGAGCTTGGCGAAGACGTGAAAGTTGTACGTAATGATGAAATCAGCGTTGCGGATATTGCCAAAATCAATCCGGATCGTATTTGTATCTCCCCGGGACCTTGCAGCCCAAAGGAAGCAGGGATCTCGGTTAATACCATCAAGACCTATGCGGGCAAGATTCCGATTCTGGGCGTCTGCCTTGGGCATCAAGCGATTGGTGAGGCTTTTGGAGGCGAGGTGATCCGCGCGAAGAAAGTGATGCACGGCAAAACCGATGAGATCACCCATATCGACGAAGGTGTATTTAAACATCTCCCAAAATCATTTCGGGTGACGCGCTATCACTCGCTCGCTATTAATCGAGAGAACTTACCCAGTTGCTTAACCATCACCGCACAAACTGACGATGGCGAAATCATGGGCGTGCGTCATAAAGAGTTATGCGTGGAGGGTGTCCAATTTCATCCAGAGTCGATTCTCTCTGAGCACGGTCACGCTCTCCTGAAAAACTTTTTAGCGATGAAGTAA
- a CDS encoding amino acid ABC transporter ATP-binding protein, producing the protein MIELRHISKWYGQFQVLTNCSTVIHKGEVVVICGPSGSGKSTLIKTINALEPFQEGELTVDGINLHDPNTNLPQLRARVGMVFQHFELFPHLSVMENLTIAQVKVLNRSLDEAKQQGLKYLERVGLLEQQDKFPGQLSGGQQQRVAIARALCMDPIVMLFDEPTSALDPEMVGEVLDVMVKLAQEGMTMCVVTHEMGFAKKVSDRVIFMDRGKIVEDCTRNEFFANPDARSPRAKEFLSKILAD; encoded by the coding sequence ATGATTGAGCTTCGACATATTTCAAAATGGTATGGCCAGTTTCAAGTGCTCACCAATTGCTCGACGGTGATTCACAAGGGTGAGGTGGTTGTCATTTGTGGACCGTCGGGGTCAGGAAAGTCGACGCTGATTAAGACAATCAATGCGCTAGAGCCCTTTCAAGAGGGTGAGTTGACGGTTGATGGAATTAACTTACATGATCCCAATACGAATTTGCCGCAGCTGCGTGCACGCGTTGGTATGGTATTTCAGCACTTTGAGCTATTTCCCCATTTATCGGTTATGGAGAATTTAACTATTGCTCAGGTGAAAGTACTCAATCGCAGTCTAGATGAGGCTAAACAACAAGGTCTTAAATATTTAGAGCGCGTGGGCTTATTAGAGCAACAAGATAAGTTCCCGGGCCAGCTATCTGGTGGTCAGCAGCAGCGTGTGGCGATTGCCCGTGCCTTATGTATGGACCCAATTGTGATGTTGTTCGATGAACCAACCTCCGCTCTTGACCCTGAAATGGTGGGCGAGGTTTTGGATGTGATGGTCAAATTAGCGCAGGAAGGGATGACCATGTGCGTGGTCACCCATGAAATGGGCTTTGCCAAGAAGGTGAGTGATCGTGTGATCTTTATGGATCGGGGAAAAATCGTGGAGGATTGCACGCGCAATGAGTTTTTCGCTAATCCCGATGCGCGCTCACCTCGGGCCAAAGAATTTCTCTCGAAAATATTAGCTGACTAA
- a CDS encoding amino acid ABC transporter substrate-binding protein has product MKQLSWSSALGSITLLASSLLISPVAIAQQSTLDKMKSTGVVTMGVRESSGALSYTLGDGKYAGFHVEICNTVLRDIQKQLNLKTLDIKYTPVTSQNRIPLLQNGTVDIECGSTTNNATRQKDVAFAVTTYVEEIRIAVKANSGITSLNQLNGKKVATTTGTTSVQLLRKHEKATGVNFEEVFGKDHADSFLLLESGRADAFVMDGSILAGNIANAKNPGDYRIVGEVIAVEPIAIMMRKDDPGFKKAVDDNLRRMMKDGTLTKLWDKWFLQPIPPKNARVGLALSESTKQAWANPNDKPAEDYQKK; this is encoded by the coding sequence ATGAAGCAACTTTCGTGGTCCAGCGCATTAGGCAGCATCACTTTGCTTGCCAGTAGTTTATTGATTTCGCCAGTAGCAATCGCTCAGCAAAGCACCCTCGATAAGATGAAGTCTACCGGTGTAGTAACTATGGGTGTGCGTGAGTCATCTGGCGCCCTCTCCTATACCTTGGGTGATGGTAAATACGCAGGCTTTCATGTGGAAATCTGCAATACCGTATTGCGTGATATTCAAAAGCAATTGAATTTGAAGACACTGGATATCAAATATACCCCCGTCACTTCACAGAATCGCATTCCGTTGTTACAGAATGGAACGGTTGACATTGAGTGTGGTTCAACGACCAATAATGCAACCCGGCAAAAGGATGTGGCTTTTGCTGTAACAACATACGTTGAGGAAATTCGGATTGCGGTGAAGGCCAATTCCGGAATTACCTCCTTAAATCAGCTCAATGGTAAAAAGGTAGCAACCACTACAGGCACTACCTCAGTGCAGCTCTTGCGTAAGCATGAGAAGGCTACCGGAGTGAACTTTGAAGAAGTCTTTGGTAAAGACCACGCTGATAGCTTCCTGTTGTTGGAATCGGGGCGCGCTGATGCATTTGTGATGGATGGCTCCATTTTGGCCGGCAATATCGCGAATGCAAAAAATCCTGGCGATTACCGCATTGTGGGTGAAGTAATTGCAGTTGAGCCGATTGCCATCATGATGCGTAAAGATGATCCTGGCTTTAAGAAAGCAGTGGACGATAACCTCAGGCGCATGATGAAGGATGGCACCCTCACCAAGCTCTGGGACAAGTGGTTCTTACAACCCATTCCTCCCAAGAATGCACGAGTCGGTTTGGCTTTATCTGAAAGTACCAAACAAGCATGGGCCAATCCAAACGATAAGCCTGCAGAGGATTATCAGAAGAAGTAA
- a CDS encoding amino acid ABC transporter permease, with translation MNLDWSVFCKDTLTGEVAPRCFSFLFGMDPNADPTYLDWLISAWGWTIAVAGLSLVLAMVMGVVIGTMRTLPSKHLVNRLCIAGATAWVELFRNIPLLVQVFLWYHVVPAFFPIMKDFPSYLLVSIALGLFTSARIAEQVRAGIQSLPSGQRNAAIALGMTTTQSYRYVLLPMGMRIIIPPLTSECMNIVKNSSVAFAVSVPELTLFALQAQEETSRGIEIYLAVTGLYMVSAFTVNRIMVWIEKKTRVPGFIAANPSSAH, from the coding sequence ATGAACTTAGATTGGAGTGTCTTTTGTAAAGACACTTTGACTGGAGAAGTAGCCCCACGCTGCTTCTCCTTTTTATTTGGGATGGATCCCAACGCTGATCCCACTTATTTGGATTGGTTAATCTCTGCATGGGGCTGGACGATTGCTGTCGCTGGGCTTAGTCTAGTGTTAGCAATGGTGATGGGGGTCGTCATCGGTACGATGCGCACCTTACCGTCTAAGCATCTTGTCAATCGACTATGCATCGCAGGGGCAACGGCGTGGGTTGAGCTCTTCCGAAATATCCCATTACTCGTTCAAGTTTTTCTTTGGTATCACGTAGTGCCGGCGTTTTTCCCCATCATGAAAGACTTCCCATCCTATTTATTGGTGAGTATTGCCTTGGGTTTATTTACATCGGCGCGGATTGCGGAACAGGTCCGCGCAGGGATTCAGTCGCTACCATCAGGACAGCGAAATGCAGCGATTGCCTTGGGTATGACCACCACACAAAGTTATCGCTACGTGCTCTTACCGATGGGTATGCGAATCATCATTCCGCCACTTACATCAGAGTGTATGAATATCGTGAAGAACTCATCCGTTGCGTTTGCGGTATCCGTACCGGAGCTCACCTTATTTGCTTTACAGGCTCAGGAGGAAACCTCCCGTGGTATTGAAATTTATTTAGCCGTTACGGGGCTATATATGGTGAGCGCATTTACAGTCAATCGAATCATGGTGTGGATTGAGAAAAAAACGCGCGTTCCTGGTTTTATTGCGGCCAATCCATCCTCAGCGCATTAA
- a CDS encoding FAD-dependent monooxygenase produces the protein MRSQSTSNSAQHTNTQSDFAVVGGGIVGKASALAMAQLGYSVIQIAPDLHQTIALEPSFGQRIYALSPSTKHLLSELNIWDGLDQNRIQVVRDMRIYGDRGQKHDQLHFSAFEAGRPELAWIAESDLIEATLTQAMRFSKNLQSIEASVDEVRFEPNTSPTLSLSNGQTIQAKLVIAADGANSPLRQSVGIEIDQHPYDQHAVVANFTCSIAHRETAYQWFLPNGDILAMLPLPQQQVSMVWSTQNEHADYLLQLDSQTWSNQFGVEVHDQLGELQLQSTPASFPLRRIKAHRLIGPDYDPKLILVGDSAHVMHPLAGQGLNLGLRDVASLLHIMKHKESYREVDDRILLRRYEREREGDTTSLLWLTDRLKKLFAAQSPIEKGLRNWGLGMVNRSHIIKRQLIERALGEQLHG, from the coding sequence ATGCGTTCCCAAAGTACATCCAATTCTGCCCAACACACCAATACCCAATCCGACTTTGCGGTCGTTGGGGGTGGTATTGTGGGTAAGGCAAGTGCACTTGCCATGGCTCAACTGGGCTACTCGGTGATTCAAATTGCACCCGATTTGCATCAGACAATTGCGCTTGAGCCTTCCTTTGGGCAGCGAATCTATGCGCTCTCACCGAGTACCAAACATCTTTTATCCGAACTAAACATTTGGGATGGCTTAGACCAGAATCGCATTCAAGTAGTGCGCGATATGCGAATCTATGGCGATCGTGGGCAAAAGCATGATCAACTGCATTTCTCGGCCTTTGAGGCTGGTCGACCGGAACTTGCCTGGATTGCTGAATCTGATTTGATTGAAGCCACGCTAACCCAAGCGATGCGGTTCAGTAAGAATCTACAAAGCATTGAGGCCAGTGTTGACGAGGTTCGGTTTGAGCCCAATACTTCTCCAACGCTTTCATTGAGCAATGGTCAAACCATCCAAGCCAAACTGGTGATCGCAGCCGATGGTGCGAACTCCCCTCTACGCCAGTCAGTTGGAATTGAAATCGATCAACACCCCTATGATCAGCACGCAGTGGTTGCCAACTTTACCTGCTCGATTGCCCATCGCGAGACCGCCTACCAATGGTTCTTGCCCAATGGCGATATCTTAGCCATGCTGCCATTACCCCAGCAACAGGTTTCAATGGTATGGTCAACACAAAATGAGCATGCCGACTATTTATTACAACTGGATAGCCAGACATGGTCAAACCAATTTGGTGTGGAAGTTCATGATCAACTCGGTGAGCTGCAACTGCAATCCACACCAGCAAGCTTTCCTCTGCGACGCATCAAAGCGCATCGCCTGATTGGCCCAGACTACGATCCTAAATTAATCTTGGTTGGTGATTCTGCACACGTCATGCACCCATTGGCTGGTCAAGGCCTCAATCTAGGCTTACGGGATGTGGCAAGCCTGCTTCACATCATGAAGCACAAAGAGTCCTATCGGGAAGTAGATGATCGCATTTTGCTGCGTCGCTATGAGCGCGAGCGCGAAGGAGATACCACCTCACTTTTATGGCTGACGGATCGCTTAAAGAAACTGTTTGCAGCACAAAGCCCAATCGAAAAGGGATTACGAAACTGGGGCTTAGGAATGGTTAATCGAAGTCATATCATCAAGCGCCAACTGATTGAGCGCGCACTAGGAGAACAGTTGCATGGGTAA
- the ychF gene encoding redox-regulated ATPase YchF, whose amino-acid sequence MSLKCGIVGLPNVGKSTLFNALTKAGIAAENYPFCTIEPNVGMVEVPDPRLAALAQIVTPERIVPATVEFVDIAGLVAGASKGEGLGNQFLANIRETDAITHVVRCFEDANVVHVSGKVDPIADIGVIDTELALADLGTVEKALQRYSKAAKSGNDKEAAALVAVLTKVQAQLDQALPVRAMSLSKEELVLLKPFCLITAKPAMYVANVKEDGFENNPHLEAVKEHAAKENAPVVAVCAAIEAEIADLEDADKAEFLADLGMSEPGLNRVIRAGYSLLGLQTYFTAGVKEVRAWTIHIGDTAPQAAGVIHTDFERGFIRAQTIAYDDYIQYKGEQGAKEAGKMRAEGKEYIVKDGDVLNFLFNV is encoded by the coding sequence ATGTCACTCAAATGCGGAATCGTTGGCCTGCCGAATGTAGGCAAATCCACCCTGTTTAATGCCCTCACCAAGGCAGGTATTGCAGCCGAAAATTATCCCTTTTGCACGATTGAGCCCAATGTGGGCATGGTCGAGGTCCCAGATCCCCGTTTGGCTGCCTTAGCGCAGATTGTGACTCCTGAGCGAATCGTGCCCGCCACGGTCGAGTTTGTCGATATTGCTGGATTGGTAGCTGGCGCCTCCAAAGGAGAGGGGCTTGGAAATCAATTTTTGGCCAATATTCGGGAGACCGATGCGATTACCCACGTTGTGCGTTGCTTTGAGGATGCCAATGTGGTTCATGTGAGTGGCAAAGTCGACCCGATTGCAGACATTGGAGTGATTGATACCGAATTAGCTCTGGCAGATTTGGGTACGGTTGAGAAAGCCCTGCAGCGTTACTCGAAGGCAGCTAAATCGGGTAACGATAAAGAGGCCGCAGCCTTGGTTGCGGTACTCACCAAGGTTCAAGCACAGTTAGATCAAGCCTTGCCGGTAAGGGCCATGAGCCTTAGTAAGGAAGAGTTAGTTCTTCTTAAACCTTTTTGCTTAATTACAGCAAAACCGGCGATGTATGTCGCGAATGTGAAAGAAGATGGGTTTGAGAACAATCCCCATCTTGAGGCGGTTAAGGAGCATGCTGCTAAAGAGAATGCGCCAGTCGTTGCGGTATGCGCAGCCATTGAAGCTGAGATTGCTGATTTAGAGGATGCTGACAAGGCCGAGTTCTTGGCTGATCTGGGGATGAGCGAACCAGGTCTTAATCGAGTAATTCGGGCGGGCTATAGCTTATTGGGTTTACAAACTTACTTCACAGCGGGCGTGAAAGAGGTGCGTGCTTGGACCATACATATTGGCGATACGGCGCCTCAGGCTGCTGGCGTGATTCATACGGATTTCGAACGCGGCTTTATTCGAGCACAAACGATTGCGTATGACGATTACATTCAATACAAAGGTGAGCAGGGCGCAAAGGAAGCGGGTAAGATGCGCGCCGAAGGTAAGGAATACATCGTCAAGGATGGCGATGTCTTGAACTTTTTATTTAACGTCTAA
- the trpE gene encoding anthranilate synthase component I, whose translation MNTIDLHKFAKQGYNRVALVAESLADLETPLSLYLKLTQKSGQKNTFLLESVYGGERFGRYSIIGLPARTIFRTVGTPSNPTNEIMHDDTVIERNHENPLDFIDQYLKRFKVAPQANLPRFCGGLAGYFAYDTVRYIEKRLAVHSLPDEIGVPDIQLMLTEELAVVDNVAGKIYFIVYVDPNDSNAYESGTKRLQNLQAMLTVPIQIPEEQASKPRPELIRKFKASDFEDAVRRTKDYILAGDCMQVVIGQRISRTFTEPPLQLYRALRSLNPSPYMYFYDFGDLQIVGSSPEILVRQEKREGRKMVTIRPLAGTRRRGATPEEDAQLAKELLADPKEIAEHVMLIDLARNDVGRIAKTASVKVTDSMVIEKYSHVQHIVSSVEGELKDNMSNMDVLRATFPAGTLSGAPKIRAMEIIDEMEITKRGIYGGAAGYLSFSGDMDVAIVIRTGVIKDGMLHSQAGAGVVADSDPTSEWKETEVKAKAVLAAAELTESSKGA comes from the coding sequence ATGAATACAATTGACTTACACAAATTTGCGAAGCAAGGGTATAACCGTGTGGCGCTGGTTGCGGAGTCACTTGCCGATCTCGAGACTCCCCTATCGCTCTACTTGAAGCTGACCCAAAAGTCTGGCCAAAAAAATACCTTTTTGTTGGAATCCGTTTATGGCGGCGAGCGCTTTGGGCGCTATTCCATTATTGGCCTACCGGCACGAACTATTTTTAGAACCGTTGGTACCCCCAGTAACCCAACCAATGAGATCATGCACGACGATACGGTCATTGAGCGCAATCACGAGAACCCGCTTGACTTCATTGATCAGTATCTCAAACGCTTTAAGGTCGCCCCTCAGGCAAATCTGCCGCGCTTTTGTGGTGGCTTAGCCGGTTACTTTGCCTACGACACGGTTCGCTATATTGAAAAGCGACTTGCGGTTCACTCCTTACCCGATGAAATCGGTGTACCTGACATTCAACTGATGCTCACTGAGGAATTGGCTGTTGTTGACAATGTCGCAGGCAAGATCTATTTCATTGTGTATGTAGATCCCAATGACTCTAACGCTTATGAGAGCGGCACTAAACGGCTGCAAAACTTGCAAGCCATGCTTACAGTCCCGATCCAGATACCCGAAGAACAAGCATCCAAGCCACGCCCCGAACTTATTCGCAAATTCAAGGCAAGCGATTTTGAAGATGCAGTGCGTCGTACCAAGGACTATATCCTCGCAGGCGATTGTATGCAGGTGGTCATTGGCCAGCGCATCAGCCGAACCTTCACTGAACCACCATTGCAACTCTACCGCGCATTACGCTCACTCAACCCCTCCCCTTACATGTATTTCTATGACTTTGGGGATTTGCAAATTGTGGGCTCATCCCCTGAAATCTTAGTGCGCCAAGAAAAACGTGAGGGACGCAAAATGGTCACGATTCGGCCCTTAGCCGGAACTCGTCGCCGCGGTGCGACCCCTGAAGAGGATGCACAACTTGCTAAAGAGTTACTGGCTGATCCCAAAGAAATTGCTGAGCATGTAATGCTGATTGATCTCGCCCGCAATGATGTCGGGCGTATTGCCAAGACCGCAAGTGTCAAGGTCACCGATTCGATGGTGATTGAAAAGTACTCCCACGTGCAACATATCGTTAGCTCAGTCGAAGGTGAACTTAAGGACAATATGAGCAATATGGATGTCTTACGCGCCACCTTCCCTGCCGGCACCCTATCTGGTGCCCCCAAAATTCGGGCGATGGAAATTATTGATGAAATGGAAATTACCAAACGTGGTATCTATGGCGGTGCTGCCGGTTATCTCTCGTTCTCAGGCGATATGGATGTGGCGATTGTGATCCGCACCGGCGTGATTAAAGACGGCATGCTGCACTCTCAAGCGGGCGCAGGTGTCGTGGCCGATTCGGATCCCACCTCCGAATGGAAAGAGACCGAAGTGAAAGCGAAAGCAGTATTAGCAGCTGCTGAATTAACCGAATCCTCTAAAGGAGCATAA
- a CDS encoding amino acid ABC transporter permease translates to MNLDLSFYNWELFTSYIQKGLIFSVQLTIIATIGGILLGTVLALMRLSGKPWLALPATAYVNTMRSIPLVMVILWFFLLIPLIIGKPIGVNLSAIITFIAFEAAYFSEIVRAGIQSIPKGQVYAAQALGMTYSQNMRLVVLPQAFRNMIPVFMTQTIILFQDTSLVYAIGAYDLLKGFEIAGKNFGRPIETYLLAALTYFLICFTLSRIVKRIQEKVAIVR, encoded by the coding sequence ATGAACCTGGATCTGAGCTTTTATAACTGGGAGCTATTCACTAGTTATATTCAAAAGGGATTGATCTTTAGTGTTCAGTTAACCATTATTGCGACGATTGGCGGGATTCTGTTGGGGACGGTACTGGCTTTAATGCGTCTTTCAGGAAAACCGTGGCTTGCGTTACCTGCAACTGCGTATGTCAATACGATGCGTTCCATTCCGCTGGTCATGGTCATTTTGTGGTTTTTCTTATTGATTCCGCTGATCATTGGCAAACCAATTGGCGTTAATTTATCGGCCATCATTACCTTTATTGCATTTGAGGCGGCTTACTTTTCGGAGATTGTGCGAGCCGGAATTCAGTCGATTCCGAAGGGGCAGGTTTATGCGGCTCAAGCCTTAGGAATGACCTACTCCCAAAATATGCGTTTGGTGGTTTTACCGCAAGCCTTTCGAAATATGATCCCTGTTTTTATGACCCAAACTATTATCTTGTTCCAGGATACCTCTTTGGTCTATGCGATTGGTGCTTATGATCTTTTAAAGGGATTTGAGATTGCCGGTAAAAATTTTGGACGACCAATTGAGACCTATTTGTTAGCAGCCCTGACGTATTTTTTAATCTGTTTTACCTTATCCCGAATTGTTAAGCGAATTCAGGAAAAAGTTGCAATTGTTCGTTAA
- the trpC gene encoding indole-3-glycerol phosphate synthase TrpC gives MSDILSRILETKRHEIVAAQRLISSGEILKEALSANSDPNRKVRGFAKALIDSVNNHKPGIIAEIKKASPSKGVLREHFMPHDIAQSYAAHGATCLSVLTDRDYFLGSPQYLKEARAACSLPVIRKDFIIDPYQVYEARAMGADAILLIVAALELSQMQELEACAIENQLDVLVEVHDGVELEAALELQTPLLGINNRNLKTFEVSLQTTLDLLPAIPKDKLVITESGILNANDVKRMQGAGVNAFLIGEAFMRAEHPGKALAALFA, from the coding sequence ATGAGCGATATTCTGAGTCGTATTCTGGAGACTAAGCGACATGAGATTGTGGCTGCACAACGATTGATCTCTAGTGGTGAAATCTTAAAAGAGGCATTGAGTGCTAATTCTGATCCAAATAGAAAGGTGCGTGGCTTTGCTAAAGCACTGATAGACTCCGTCAATAATCACAAACCCGGCATCATTGCAGAAATCAAAAAAGCAAGTCCGAGCAAAGGGGTGCTGCGTGAGCACTTTATGCCACATGACATTGCGCAAAGTTATGCCGCGCATGGCGCGACCTGCTTATCGGTCCTCACCGATCGGGATTACTTCTTGGGCTCGCCCCAGTATCTCAAAGAAGCCCGAGCTGCATGCTCTTTGCCAGTAATTCGCAAGGACTTCATCATTGACCCTTATCAGGTCTATGAGGCGCGCGCGATGGGTGCTGATGCAATCCTTTTAATTGTCGCGGCACTTGAGTTATCGCAAATGCAAGAGCTCGAAGCATGTGCGATCGAGAACCAGCTTGATGTATTAGTCGAAGTTCATGATGGGGTGGAATTAGAAGCGGCTCTTGAACTGCAAACGCCGCTACTGGGTATCAATAACCGCAATCTCAAAACCTTTGAGGTTAGCTTACAAACCACCCTCGATCTATTGCCAGCCATTCCCAAAGACAAACTCGTCATCACGGAGTCCGGGATTCTCAATGCCAACGATGTCAAGCGGATGCAAGGGGCCGGGGTTAATGCATTTTTAATTGGCGAAGCCTTTATGCGCGCTGAGCATCCAGGCAAGGCACTTGCAGCATTATTTGCTTGA